The Arcobacter roscoffensis genome segment TTAAACTACTTTTATGTAGTTTAATTAGTGTAAACCTTTTTGCAAATACTAATTTGGATGAAAGTATTTTATCTGATAGTAGAAAAAAAACTTTTGATTTAGAAAAAGAACAAGCTAAAGAAGATAGCTCAAAACTAAAAAAAGATTGGATAAACCAAGTTATTTTTAAATATACAAAAAATTTAGGTGATGAGTATAAAAGTGAAACTTCTTCAATACGAATTGATCAGCCTATTTTTCAAAGTGGTGGGATTTATCAAGCTATAAAATATGCTAACTCAACACATGATTATGCAAATCTTCAAATACAACAAGAAAGAAAAAATTTAATAAAAGATGCATATAACCTACTTTTTCAAATCAAAAAACTTGATTTAAATATCCAAAAAACAAAACTATCTTTAGCAAATGCAAAAATAGATGTTCAAAGAAAAAAAGAACAAGTTTTAAATGGATTTTTAGATAGTTCATTTTTAGATAATGCACTACTTACTTTAAATAGTTCAAAACATACATTGGTTGATTTAAAATACCAAAAGCAAGAACTTATAAATAGTTTTGAAAACATCGCTTCTGGAAAATACAATAACTTTGAACTTCCAAAATTTGAATTTATTTCTAAAGAAGAGTATTTAGAAAAAAATATAGAACTAGAAAAAGCAAAAGCTTCTATTAAAAAAGATAAAAACTATTCACATATGACTATGGCTAGATATTTACCTAGTGTAAATGTGTACTATAACTATTCTAAAACACACTATTCTGATGGAAAACCAAATGCTGAACAAACCAATGATCAAACATATGGATTATATATTACTATGCCACTTGACTCAAGAGCATTAAATGACATTGAAAGTAAAAGAATTGAATATTTAAAATCTAAACTAAATCTAAAAAATAAGATTGATGACGAAAAAAGTTTTTTTAAAACAAAACTAGATAAACTTAGTATGCTAGAAGACAGATTAAAAATTACTAGTGAAGATTTAAGCCTATATGACTCTATTTTAGAGATTATAAAAGAAGAAAAAGAGGCACAGATTAAAACGCAAAGTGATTATGATACACTTAAGAATTCTAGAGATATTAAACTTTTAGATGCACAAGTATATAAAATTGACAAACAAATAATTTTATTGGAGCTATACTCAAAAGTTTACTAAATAAAAAGGAAGTATATGAAAAAAATCAATAATATCACATATTGGATCATAATACTTCCTATCATTGCAGTACTTTTAACTTCTAGTATTTTAACTTATGAATTTATTTCTTATGAAAATAAAGAGTTTAAAGAAGAAATAGAAAACATTCAAACAAATTATGCAGAAGAAATTAAAAAAACAATAAAAAATAGAGTAAATAGGACTATTAAACTTATTGAAACTCAAACTAAACTAAATACCATTGAAGAAAAAAACAATATTAAGAATATCGTTAATATTGGATATAAAACAATCAAACAGATATATCTACAAAATGAATCAAAATCAAAAGAAGAAATTCTTAATCTGATAATTAAAAGTTTAGACCCTCAAAGATTTTACTCAAATGCTAGTGGCTACTTTTTTATAATCGATTTAAATGATAAAGTTATTATGCAACCTCAAACTCCATCACATGTAGGAAAAACTCTTTCAAATCTACAAGATAAAGAAGGAAAATACTTCATAAAAGAGTTTAAAGAAATTGTAACAACAAAAAAAGAGGGTTTTACAACATGGCATTGGAAAAAACCTAAAACAAACAGAATTGAGAAAAAACTTGGATATGTAAAACTATTTGAGCCTTTAGGTATTTACATAGGAACAGCAAAATATATTGAAGATATTGATAAGAAAATACAAAATCAAGTTCTTAGAATTATAGATACTGTAAGTTATGGAAAAGATGAGTATCTATTTGTTGTTAATCAACACGGAACAACCTTATCTCATATAAATAAGTCTTTTATTAATAAAAAGATAGAAACACTTTCAGAGATTGAACAAAATGTTATTAAAAATATCTTAGAAAAAGGCGCTATTGAAGGTGGTTCATTTTTAGGATATACACCTACTAGCCATAATATCTCAAAAAAACTATCAAAAAAAATCTCTTTTGTAAAAAAAGTTCCAAAGTTAAACTGGGTAATAGGTACAGGACAATACACTACAAAAATTCAAGAGCAAATACAAAAGAAAAAGCTTAATTTAGAAAAAGAAGTAAAAGATGCAAAATATAAAATTATAATTATTTCAGCAGCTATTAGTTTAATTTTAATAATTATATTAGTATTGATATCAAGAAGAATAGACTCACAATTTAAAAAATATGAAAATGAATTGAAACAAAATAATAAGGAATTAAAAAAACTAAACGAGTCTTTAGAAATGCAAGTAAAAGAGCAAGTTTTAAAAATAAGAAAAACAGATGATATGTTAAACCAACAATCAAGATTGGCTTCAATGGGTGAAATGATAGGAAATATAGCTCATCAATGGAGACAGCCACTATCAACAATAAGTACAATTGCTTCTGGTACAAAACTTGAAGATGAACTAAACTTAATGAACAAAGAGAAGCTTTATAAAAATCTAGACTTGATAGTTTCAAATACCCAACACTTATCTAATACAATTGAAGATTTTAGGAACTTCTTTAAAAAAGACAAAGCAAGAGTAAACTTTAATTTAAAAAATACAATTGAAAAAGTTATCAGTTTAATTTCTGCTAGTTTAAAAAATAAAGAGATACATATAGAACTTGATATTGATGATAGTATTGAGCTTTATACTTTAGAAAATGAACTAACTCAAGCTATTTTAAATATCTTAAATAACTCTAAAGATGCTTTATTAGAAAAAGATTTTGACTATAAGATTATTAATATAAAAGCTTTTACTAAAAATGATAAAACATATATTGAAATTTATGATAATGGTGGAGGAATAAAAGATAATATTATAAACAAAATCTTTGAGCCATATTTTACAACAAAATTTCAAGCACAAGGAACGGGAATAGGTTTATATATGACAAGAACAATCATTGTAAATCATATGAAAGGTAAACTCTTAGCTAAAAATATTCAAATAGAAGCTAAAAATAAAAAGTATAAAGCTGCTTTAATACAAATTATATTAGATAAGTAAAAGAGTTAAACTCTTTTACTTACTATTTATTTTTGAAATTTAAATAGTACTCAATTTCAGATGGTGTTAAAATCTTAATAGTATTTGTACTTCCTGGCATTCCTACAGGATAACCTACCGTTGCTACATAAGTCTCACTTTTATCCAATAAACCTTTTGCATCAAGTTCTTTAAGCATTTTTTGGAACATTTTTGAAGCTTGTGCTTCTTTTATTGTACCAATTGGTTTTACACCCCAAATTGCTGTTAAGGCTGATAATATCTTCTTTTTATGAGTAAATGCATAAATAGGAGTTCTTGGTCTATACCTTGACATTTTTATTGCTGATTTACCTGAACTTGTAAGGGCTAAAATACCTCTTGCTCCTAAATCATCAGCAAGTTTTGTAACTGTTGCTTGAATAACATCAAAATGATCTAAATAATCAAATTTTGCTTGTTTATCAAAGTTATAAATATCTTCTGTTCTTGCAATAATATTACTCATAGTATCAACAACATTAATTGGATCTTCTCCAACTGCACTCTCTTCACTTAACATAACAACATCAGTTCCATCAAGTACTGCATTTGCTACATCTGAGATTTCGGCTCTTGTTGCTCTTTCGTTATGAGTCATAGATAGAAGCATTTGTGTTGCTGTAATTACAGGCATTCCAACATTATTTGCTTTTTTAATAAGCATTTTTTGAATAGTTGGTACATCATAATAAGGAACTTCAATACCTAAATCTCCCCTTGCAACCATAAGTCCATCTGATTCTTCAATAATCTCATCAATATTTTCAACTGCATCAAACTTCTCAATCTTTGCTATTAATTTACCTCTGTAGCCATTTAGAAGTTTTCTTGCTTTTTTCATATCCTTTGCATTTTGAACAAATGAAATTGCAAAGTAATCAACTTGGTTTTCAACACCCCAAGCAATATCTTTTTCATCTTTTTTTGTAATTACATCAATATCAATAACTGTATTTGGAAAGTTTACACCCTTTCTTGATGATAAAATACCATGATTTTCGATTTTTGCTTGAACCTCATCACCAGTTTGGATAACCTTTGCTCTAATTGTTCCATCATATAAATAGATATATTCATCTACTTTTACTTTACTTAAAATATCAGGATAATTAATAGATACTATATATTTTTTATCAGCTTGTTTATACCCTACTATTTCATCTTTTAAGAAAGTTATTACATCACCTCTATGTAATTCAAAAGGTTCTTTTAAATCTCCAATTCTAACTTTTGGACCTGAAATATCTTGTAAAACACCAACTGTTTTATTTAAGTTTTTCATTGCTGTTCTAATATTATCAAGTGTTTCTTTATGATACTCATGACTTCCATGAGAAAAGTTTAATCTAAACATGTTTGCACCTGCTTTTATTAAACCTTCAATTGTTTCAATACTATGGCTTGATGGCCCTAATGTTGCCAAAATTTTTGTTCTTTTATCCACAGTTTCTCCTTTTTTTA includes the following:
- a CDS encoding TolC family protein, producing MHFQKSNKIKLLLCSLISVNLFANTNLDESILSDSRKKTFDLEKEQAKEDSSKLKKDWINQVIFKYTKNLGDEYKSETSSIRIDQPIFQSGGIYQAIKYANSTHDYANLQIQQERKNLIKDAYNLLFQIKKLDLNIQKTKLSLANAKIDVQRKKEQVLNGFLDSSFLDNALLTLNSSKHTLVDLKYQKQELINSFENIASGKYNNFELPKFEFISKEEYLEKNIELEKAKASIKKDKNYSHMTMARYLPSVNVYYNYSKTHYSDGKPNAEQTNDQTYGLYITMPLDSRALNDIESKRIEYLKSKLNLKNKIDDEKSFFKTKLDKLSMLEDRLKITSEDLSLYDSILEIIKEEKEAQIKTQSDYDTLKNSRDIKLLDAQVYKIDKQIILLELYSKVY
- a CDS encoding sensor histidine kinase; protein product: MKKINNITYWIIILPIIAVLLTSSILTYEFISYENKEFKEEIENIQTNYAEEIKKTIKNRVNRTIKLIETQTKLNTIEEKNNIKNIVNIGYKTIKQIYLQNESKSKEEILNLIIKSLDPQRFYSNASGYFFIIDLNDKVIMQPQTPSHVGKTLSNLQDKEGKYFIKEFKEIVTTKKEGFTTWHWKKPKTNRIEKKLGYVKLFEPLGIYIGTAKYIEDIDKKIQNQVLRIIDTVSYGKDEYLFVVNQHGTTLSHINKSFINKKIETLSEIEQNVIKNILEKGAIEGGSFLGYTPTSHNISKKLSKKISFVKKVPKLNWVIGTGQYTTKIQEQIQKKKLNLEKEVKDAKYKIIIISAAISLILIIILVLISRRIDSQFKKYENELKQNNKELKKLNESLEMQVKEQVLKIRKTDDMLNQQSRLASMGEMIGNIAHQWRQPLSTISTIASGTKLEDELNLMNKEKLYKNLDLIVSNTQHLSNTIEDFRNFFKKDKARVNFNLKNTIEKVISLISASLKNKEIHIELDIDDSIELYTLENELTQAILNILNNSKDALLEKDFDYKIINIKAFTKNDKTYIEIYDNGGGIKDNIINKIFEPYFTTKFQAQGTGIGLYMTRTIIVNHMKGKLLAKNIQIEAKNKKYKAALIQIILDK
- the pyk gene encoding pyruvate kinase, whose translation is MDKRTKILATLGPSSHSIETIEGLIKAGANMFRLNFSHGSHEYHKETLDNIRTAMKNLNKTVGVLQDISGPKVRIGDLKEPFELHRGDVITFLKDEIVGYKQADKKYIVSINYPDILSKVKVDEYIYLYDGTIRAKVIQTGDEVQAKIENHGILSSRKGVNFPNTVIDIDVITKKDEKDIAWGVENQVDYFAISFVQNAKDMKKARKLLNGYRGKLIAKIEKFDAVENIDEIIEESDGLMVARGDLGIEVPYYDVPTIQKMLIKKANNVGMPVITATQMLLSMTHNERATRAEISDVANAVLDGTDVVMLSEESAVGEDPINVVDTMSNIIARTEDIYNFDKQAKFDYLDHFDVIQATVTKLADDLGARGILALTSSGKSAIKMSRYRPRTPIYAFTHKKKILSALTAIWGVKPIGTIKEAQASKMFQKMLKELDAKGLLDKSETYVATVGYPVGMPGSTNTIKILTPSEIEYYLNFKNK